In a genomic window of Bradyrhizobium ontarionense:
- a CDS encoding glutamate synthase subunit beta: MGKVTGFLEIERHDRKYAPVAERLKNFQEFVVPLSEKELRDQAARCMNCGIPFCHGTGSAAPGTPGCPVNNQIPDWNDLIYNGNWEEAARNLHSTNNFPEFTGRICPAPCEASCTLNIDDNPVTIKTIECAIVDKAFEQGWIKPEPAAVKTGKKIAVVGAGPAGLACAQQLARAGHDVHVYEKHAKAGGLLRYGIPDFKMEKDIIDRRIGQMEGEGITFHYGVHVGGADGLDAKTLLKDHDAVALTGGAEAPRDLPIPGRDLTGIHYAMDFLPQQNRRVGNEPVNATEILATGKHVVVIGGGDTGSDCIGTSLRQGAASVTQLEIMAAPPERENKALTWPNWPLKMRTSSSQAEGAVREFAVLTQKFEGENGAVKTLHCVRVDGQFKPIPGTEFALSADLVLLAMGFVHPVHEGLLKSLGVDLDPRGNVKANLTDYQTSLPKVFAAGDMRRGQSLVVWAIREGRLCAQAVDKFLMGKTELPR; this comes from the coding sequence ATGGGCAAGGTCACAGGTTTTCTCGAAATCGAGCGGCACGATCGCAAGTACGCGCCCGTTGCCGAGCGGCTGAAGAACTTCCAGGAATTCGTGGTGCCGCTCTCCGAGAAGGAGCTGCGCGACCAGGCGGCGCGCTGCATGAATTGCGGCATCCCGTTCTGCCACGGCACCGGCTCGGCTGCGCCGGGCACGCCCGGCTGTCCGGTCAACAACCAGATCCCCGACTGGAACGACCTGATCTACAACGGCAACTGGGAAGAGGCAGCGCGCAACCTGCACTCGACCAACAACTTCCCGGAGTTCACGGGCCGCATCTGCCCTGCCCCGTGCGAGGCCTCCTGCACGCTCAACATCGACGACAATCCGGTGACCATCAAGACGATCGAATGCGCCATCGTCGACAAGGCGTTTGAGCAGGGCTGGATCAAGCCCGAGCCAGCTGCGGTGAAGACCGGCAAGAAGATCGCGGTCGTCGGCGCCGGCCCGGCTGGCCTCGCCTGCGCCCAGCAGCTCGCGCGCGCCGGGCACGATGTCCATGTCTATGAGAAGCACGCCAAGGCCGGCGGCCTGCTGCGCTATGGCATTCCCGACTTCAAGATGGAGAAGGACATCATCGACCGCCGCATCGGGCAGATGGAAGGCGAAGGCATCACCTTCCACTATGGCGTCCATGTCGGCGGTGCCGATGGCCTCGATGCCAAGACGCTGCTGAAGGATCACGACGCGGTGGCGCTGACCGGCGGCGCGGAAGCGCCGCGCGACCTGCCGATCCCCGGCCGCGATCTCACCGGCATCCATTACGCGATGGACTTCCTGCCACAGCAGAACCGCCGCGTCGGCAATGAGCCGGTCAATGCCACCGAGATCCTCGCCACGGGCAAGCATGTCGTCGTGATCGGCGGCGGAGATACCGGCTCGGACTGCATCGGCACCTCGCTGCGCCAGGGCGCTGCCTCGGTGACCCAGCTCGAGATCATGGCTGCCCCGCCCGAGCGCGAGAACAAGGCGCTGACCTGGCCGAACTGGCCGCTGAAGATGCGGACATCGTCGAGCCAGGCCGAAGGCGCGGTGCGCGAGTTCGCCGTGCTGACGCAGAAGTTCGAAGGCGAGAACGGCGCGGTCAAGACGCTGCATTGCGTGCGCGTCGATGGCCAGTTCAAGCCGATCCCGGGCACGGAGTTCGCGCTGTCAGCCGATCTGGTGCTGCTCGCAATGGGCTTCGTGCATCCAGTGCATGAAGGTCTGCTCAAGAGCCTCGGCGTCGACCTCGACCCGCGCGGCAACGTCAAGGCCAATCTGACCGACTACCAGACCTCGCTGCCGAAGGTGTTCGCAGCCGGCGACATGCGCCGCGGTCAGTCGCTGGTGGTGTGGGCGATCCGCGAGGGCCGGCTGTGCGCGCAGGCGGTCGACAAGTTCCTGATGGGCAAGACCGAGCTGCCGCGCTGA
- the gltB gene encoding glutamate synthase large subunit encodes MSGSKVEHGKLGGAVLAVDSQEKPAEITRELHTWRPEAEGLYDPSQEKDSCGVGFIANIKGEKSHQIVADALSILCNLEHRGAVGADPRFGDGAGILVQIPHTFFARKATELGFTLPAPGEYAIGALFMPRDEAWRNVIKSIVADQIEEEGLVLLGWRNVPTDNSSLGVTVKPTEPRAMQVFIGRNGAAKTEDEFERKLYILRKSISQAIYQRRDRGMSGYYPCSMSCRTVIYKGMFLADQLGKYYADLHEPDFESALALVHQRFSTNTFPTWSLAHPYRMIAHNGEINTLRGNVNWMAARQASVSSELFGKDISRLWPISYEGQSDTACFDNALEFLVQGGYSLPHAVMMMIPEAWAGNPLMSEERRSFYEYHAALMEPWDGPAAIAFTDGRQIGATLDRNGLRPARYLVTKDDRIVMASEMGVLKIPEDQIVTKWRLQPGKMLLVDLEQGRLIPDDEIKAQLAASHPYKEWLGRTQIQVEKLPDAPTTGARTNLPLLDRQQAFGYTQEDISILMTPMAATGEEATGSMGNDAPISALSDKPKLLFTYFKQNFAQVTNPPIDPIREELVMSLVSIIGPRPNLFDLEGVASTKRLEVHQPILTDADLEKIRSISQVSDSHFVSRTLDTTFDASLGAAGFEQVLDDLCGRAEAAVREGVNIIILSDRMVSADRIPIPSLLACAAVHHHLIRTGLRTSVGLVVESGEPREVHHFACLAGYGAEAINPYLAFETIIALKDKLPGALSDYEVVKRYIKSIGKGLLKVMSKMGISTYQSYCGAQIFDAVGLKAEFVQKFFYGTHTPIEGVGLPEIAEETARRHRDAFGDALVYKSALDVGGEYAFRSRGEDHAWTAESVSTLQHAVRGNSKDRYQAFAKLLNEQSERLLTLRGLFRLKSAEDDKRKPVPLDEVEPAKDIVKRFATGAMSFGSISREAHTTLAIAMNRIGGKSNTGEGGEEADRFKPLPNGDSMRSAIKQVASGRFGVTTEYLVNSDMMQIKMAQGAKPGEGGQLPGHKVDATIAKVRHSTPGVGLISPPPHHDIYSIEDLAQLIYDLKNVNPDGHVSVKLVSEVGVGTVAAGVAKARADHVTIAGFEGGTGASPLTSIKHAGSPWEIGLAETHQTLVRERLRSRIVVQVDGGFRTGRDVVIGALLGADEFGFATAPLIAAGCIMMRKCHLNTCPVGVATQDPVLRKRFTGQPEHVINYFFFVAEEVREIMAALGYRSFNEMVGQTQMLDQSRLVAHWKAKGLDFSKLFVKQKEAPGQKIYRAEAQDHHLEAVLDRKLIEQARPALDRGAPVKIEAEINNTNRSAGAMLSGAVAKIYGHAGLPHDTIHVSLKGTAGQAFGAWLANGVTFELEGEGNDYVGKGLSGGRIIVKPPRISGIVPEESIIVGNTVMYGAIAGECYFRGIAGERFAVRNSGAIAVVEGAGDHCCEYMTGGIVVVLGKTGRNFAAGMSGGVAYVLDEAGDFDKLCNMAMVELEPVLSEEMIAEDTYHQMGDLEAHGRVDVFKNLLASDVERLHVLISRHAKATDSKRAADILANWKDYAPKFRKVMPVEYRRALRELAVKADAEPKIAIGA; translated from the coding sequence ATGAGCGGATCGAAGGTCGAGCACGGAAAGTTGGGCGGCGCGGTGCTGGCTGTGGATTCGCAGGAAAAACCGGCCGAGATCACCCGCGAGCTGCATACTTGGCGCCCCGAGGCCGAAGGCCTCTATGACCCCTCGCAGGAGAAGGATTCCTGCGGCGTTGGCTTCATCGCCAACATCAAGGGCGAGAAGTCGCACCAGATCGTTGCGGATGCGCTGAGCATCCTGTGCAATCTCGAGCATCGCGGCGCCGTCGGCGCCGACCCGCGCTTCGGTGACGGCGCCGGCATCCTGGTGCAGATCCCGCATACCTTCTTCGCGCGCAAGGCGACCGAGCTCGGCTTCACGCTGCCCGCGCCCGGCGAATATGCCATCGGCGCGCTGTTCATGCCGCGCGACGAGGCCTGGCGCAACGTCATCAAGAGCATCGTCGCCGACCAGATCGAGGAAGAAGGCCTGGTGCTGCTCGGCTGGCGCAACGTTCCGACCGACAACTCCTCGCTGGGCGTAACGGTGAAGCCGACCGAGCCGCGCGCCATGCAGGTGTTCATCGGCCGCAACGGCGCCGCCAAGACCGAGGACGAGTTCGAGCGCAAGCTCTACATCCTGCGCAAGTCGATCTCGCAGGCGATCTACCAGCGCCGCGATCGCGGCATGTCGGGCTACTATCCGTGCTCGATGTCGTGCCGGACCGTGATCTACAAGGGCATGTTCCTGGCCGACCAGCTCGGCAAGTACTACGCCGACCTGCACGAGCCGGACTTCGAGAGCGCGCTGGCGCTGGTGCATCAGCGCTTCTCGACCAACACCTTCCCGACCTGGTCGCTGGCGCATCCGTACCGGATGATCGCGCACAATGGCGAGATCAACACCCTGCGCGGCAACGTCAACTGGATGGCGGCGCGGCAGGCCTCGGTATCATCGGAGCTGTTCGGCAAGGACATCAGCCGGCTCTGGCCGATCTCCTACGAGGGCCAGTCCGACACCGCCTGCTTCGACAACGCGCTCGAATTCCTGGTGCAGGGCGGCTACTCGCTGCCGCACGCGGTCATGATGATGATCCCGGAGGCGTGGGCCGGCAATCCGCTGATGAGCGAGGAGCGGCGTTCGTTCTACGAATACCACGCCGCGCTGATGGAGCCGTGGGACGGCCCGGCCGCGATCGCCTTCACCGACGGCCGCCAGATCGGCGCCACGCTCGACCGCAACGGCCTGCGGCCGGCGCGCTATCTCGTGACCAAGGACGACCGCATCGTGATGGCGTCCGAAATGGGCGTGCTCAAGATCCCGGAGGACCAGATCGTCACCAAGTGGCGGCTGCAGCCGGGCAAGATGCTGCTCGTCGATCTCGAGCAGGGCCGGCTGATTCCGGACGACGAGATCAAGGCGCAGCTCGCCGCCAGCCATCCCTACAAGGAGTGGCTCGGACGCACCCAGATCCAGGTCGAGAAACTGCCGGACGCGCCGACCACGGGCGCGCGCACCAACCTCCCGCTGCTCGATCGGCAGCAGGCGTTCGGCTATACCCAGGAAGACATCAGCATCCTGATGACGCCGATGGCCGCGACCGGCGAGGAAGCCACCGGCTCGATGGGCAACGACGCGCCGATCTCGGCGCTGTCGGACAAGCCGAAGCTGCTGTTCACCTACTTCAAGCAGAACTTCGCCCAGGTCACCAACCCGCCGATCGATCCGATCCGCGAGGAGCTGGTGATGAGCCTGGTCTCGATCATCGGCCCCCGGCCGAACCTGTTCGACCTCGAGGGCGTCGCCTCGACCAAGCGGCTCGAGGTGCACCAGCCGATCCTGACCGATGCCGACCTCGAGAAGATCCGCTCGATCTCGCAAGTCTCCGACAGCCACTTCGTCTCGCGCACGCTCGACACCACGTTCGATGCGAGCCTGGGCGCGGCCGGCTTCGAGCAGGTGCTCGACGATCTCTGCGGCCGCGCCGAGGCCGCGGTGCGCGAGGGCGTCAACATCATCATCCTGTCCGACCGCATGGTGTCGGCCGACCGGATTCCGATCCCGTCACTGCTGGCCTGCGCCGCCGTGCATCATCATCTGATCCGCACCGGCCTGCGCACCTCGGTCGGCCTCGTCGTGGAGAGCGGCGAGCCGCGCGAAGTACATCACTTCGCGTGCCTGGCCGGCTACGGCGCCGAGGCGATCAATCCGTATCTGGCATTCGAGACCATCATCGCGCTGAAGGACAAGCTGCCGGGCGCGCTGAGCGACTACGAGGTCGTCAAGCGCTACATCAAGTCGATCGGCAAGGGCCTGCTCAAGGTCATGTCGAAGATGGGCATCTCGACCTATCAGTCCTATTGCGGCGCGCAAATCTTCGACGCGGTCGGCCTGAAGGCCGAGTTCGTGCAGAAGTTCTTCTACGGCACGCACACCCCGATCGAAGGCGTCGGCCTGCCCGAGATCGCCGAGGAAACCGCGCGCCGCCACCGCGACGCGTTCGGTGACGCGCTGGTCTACAAGAGCGCGCTCGACGTCGGCGGCGAATATGCCTTCCGCAGCCGCGGCGAGGACCACGCCTGGACCGCGGAATCGGTCTCGACCCTGCAGCATGCGGTGCGCGGCAATTCGAAGGATCGCTACCAGGCCTTCGCCAAGCTGCTCAACGAGCAGTCCGAGCGGCTGCTGACCTTGCGCGGCCTGTTCCGGCTGAAGTCGGCCGAGGACGACAAGCGCAAGCCTGTCCCGCTCGACGAGGTCGAGCCGGCCAAGGACATCGTCAAGCGTTTCGCTACGGGTGCGATGTCGTTCGGCTCGATCTCGCGCGAGGCGCACACGACGCTCGCGATCGCGATGAACCGGATCGGCGGCAAGTCGAACACCGGCGAAGGCGGCGAGGAAGCCGACCGCTTCAAGCCGCTGCCGAACGGCGATTCCATGCGCTCGGCGATCAAGCAGGTCGCCTCGGGACGGTTCGGCGTGACGACGGAGTACCTCGTCAACTCCGACATGATGCAGATCAAGATGGCGCAGGGTGCCAAGCCCGGCGAAGGCGGCCAATTGCCCGGCCACAAGGTCGACGCCACCATCGCCAAGGTCCGCCACTCGACCCCGGGCGTCGGCCTGATCTCGCCGCCGCCGCATCACGACATCTACTCGATCGAAGACCTCGCGCAGCTGATCTACGACCTGAAGAACGTCAATCCCGACGGTCACGTCTCGGTCAAGCTGGTCTCCGAAGTCGGCGTCGGGACCGTCGCGGCCGGCGTCGCCAAGGCACGCGCCGACCATGTGACGATCGCAGGCTTCGAGGGCGGCACCGGTGCCTCCCCGCTCACCTCGATCAAGCATGCCGGCTCGCCGTGGGAGATCGGCCTTGCCGAAACCCACCAGACGCTGGTGCGCGAGCGGCTGCGCAGCCGCATCGTGGTCCAGGTCGACGGCGGCTTCCGTACCGGCCGTGACGTCGTGATCGGCGCGCTGCTCGGGGCCGACGAGTTCGGCTTCGCCACCGCGCCCTTGATCGCGGCCGGCTGCATCATGATGCGCAAGTGCCATCTCAACACCTGCCCGGTCGGCGTCGCGACCCAGGACCCAGTCCTGCGCAAGCGCTTCACCGGCCAGCCCGAGCACGTGATCAACTACTTCTTCTTCGTCGCCGAGGAAGTCCGTGAGATCATGGCCGCCCTCGGCTATCGCAGCTTCAACGAGATGGTCGGCCAGACCCAGATGCTCGACCAGTCCAGGCTGGTGGCGCATTGGAAGGCCAAGGGCCTCGACTTCTCCAAGCTGTTCGTGAAGCAGAAGGAGGCGCCGGGCCAGAAGATCTACCGCGCGGAAGCGCAGGATCATCATCTGGAGGCCGTGCTCGACCGCAAGCTGATCGAGCAGGCGCGACCCGCGCTCGACCGCGGCGCGCCTGTCAAGATCGAGGCCGAGATCAACAACACCAACCGTTCGGCGGGCGCGATGCTCTCCGGCGCGGTGGCCAAGATCTACGGCCATGCCGGGCTGCCGCACGACACCATCCATGTCAGCCTCAAGGGCACCGCCGGCCAGGCCTTCGGCGCCTGGCTGGCGAATGGCGTCACCTTCGAGCTCGAAGGGGAAGGCAACGACTATGTCGGCAAGGGCCTGTCCGGCGGCCGCATCATCGTCAAGCCGCCGCGCATCTCCGGCATCGTGCCGGAGGAATCGATCATCGTCGGCAACACCGTGATGTACGGCGCGATCGCGGGCGAGTGCTACTTCCGCGGCATCGCCGGCGAGCGCTTCGCGGTGCGCAACTCCGGCGCCATCGCGGTGGTCGAGGGCGCCGGCGATCATTGCTGCGAATACATGACCGGCGGCATCGTCGTCGTGCTCGGCAAGACCGGGCGCAACTTCGCCGCCGGCATGTCGGGCGGCGTGGCTTATGTGCTCGACGAGGCCGGCGACTTCGACAAGCTCTGCAACATGGCGATGGTCGAGCTGGAGCCGGTGCTGTCGGAGGAGATGATCGCCGAGGACACCTATCACCAGATGGGCGATCTCGAGGCGCATGGCCGGGTCGACGTGTTCAAGAACCTGCTGGCCTCCGACGTCGAGCGGCTGCACGTCCTGATCTCGCGCCATGCCAAGGCGACGGACTCCAAGCGCGCCGCCGACATCCTGGCGAACTGGAAGGACTACGCGCCGAAGTTCCGCAAGGTGATGCCGGTGGAGTACCGCCGCGCGCTGAGGGAGCTCGCGGTCAAGGCCGACGCCGAGCCGAAGATCGCGATCGGGGCTTGA
- a CDS encoding alpha/beta fold hydrolase, with protein sequence MNVLRTLSLVAALTAFAAPALAQPAPPPKVTNVVLVHGAWADGSSWAKVIPYLQAAGLKVTAVQNPLTSLTDSVAATRRALAEQDGPAVLVGHSWGGTVVSEVGTDPKVSALVYVAARAPDAGEDFVKLAGQYPTPPARAGIVDHDGDTKLSEDAFLKYFANGVDATTAKELYAVQWPTAATIFAGRTTQAAWHDKPSFYAVSKQDKTIDPGFERFLASRMHATTIELDAGHLSLVSHPKEIAALILKAAGQHE encoded by the coding sequence ATGAACGTTCTTCGTACCCTCTCGCTCGTCGCCGCGCTGACGGCATTTGCCGCCCCTGCCCTCGCACAGCCCGCACCGCCGCCCAAGGTCACCAACGTCGTGCTGGTGCACGGCGCCTGGGCCGACGGCTCCAGCTGGGCCAAGGTCATCCCCTATCTGCAGGCGGCCGGCCTCAAGGTCACGGCCGTTCAGAATCCGCTGACCTCGCTGACGGACTCGGTCGCGGCGACGCGCCGCGCGCTCGCCGAGCAGGATGGACCGGCCGTGCTGGTCGGCCATTCCTGGGGCGGCACGGTCGTGAGCGAGGTCGGCACCGACCCGAAGGTCAGCGCGCTGGTCTATGTCGCAGCACGCGCACCCGATGCGGGCGAGGACTTCGTCAAGCTCGCCGGGCAATATCCGACGCCGCCCGCGCGCGCCGGCATCGTCGACCATGACGGCGACACCAAGCTCAGCGAGGACGCGTTCCTGAAGTACTTCGCCAACGGCGTCGATGCGACGACGGCGAAGGAGCTCTATGCGGTGCAATGGCCGACCGCGGCAACGATCTTCGCCGGCCGCACCACGCAGGCAGCGTGGCACGACAAGCCGTCCTTCTATGCGGTCTCGAAGCAGGACAAGACGATCGATCCGGGATTCGAGCGCTTCCTCGCCAGCCGCATGCATGCAACCACGATCGAGCTCGATGCCGGCCACCTGTCACTGGTGTCGCATCCGAAGGAGATCGCGGCTCTGATCCTGAAGGCCGCCGGGCAGCACGAGTAG
- a CDS encoding Hsp20 family protein, with protein sequence MRTYDLTPFYRSTVGFDRLFSLLDQATSETSPGYPPYNIERTGENTYRITVAVSGFGKDDLSLVAKENTLTIKGEKAANENGKAKAELLYRGIAARAFERSFQLADHVVVKNASLENGLLHVDLVREVPEAKKPRSIPISTNAQAAEQPVIEGSADKAAA encoded by the coding sequence ATGCGCACCTACGATCTCACTCCCTTCTACCGTTCCACCGTCGGTTTCGACCGCCTGTTCTCGCTGCTCGACCAGGCCACCAGCGAAACCAGCCCGGGCTATCCGCCCTACAACATCGAGCGGACCGGTGAGAATACCTACCGCATCACCGTCGCCGTATCGGGCTTCGGCAAGGACGACCTCTCGCTCGTCGCGAAGGAAAATACGCTGACGATCAAGGGCGAGAAGGCCGCCAACGAGAACGGGAAGGCGAAAGCTGAGCTGCTTTACCGTGGCATCGCGGCCCGCGCCTTCGAGCGCAGCTTCCAGCTTGCCGACCACGTGGTGGTGAAGAACGCCAGCCTTGAGAACGGCCTGCTCCATGTCGACCTCGTGCGCGAGGTTCCTGAGGCCAAGAAGCCGCGTTCGATCCCGATCTCGACCAATGCACAGGCTGCCGAGCAACCGGTGATCGAAGGCTCGGCCGACAAGGCCGCCGCGTAA
- a CDS encoding alpha/beta fold hydrolase has translation MTLVSIPANPVPENVTAGTIKTPDGAELRFARWAPPAGRKGTVCVFTGRSEMIEKYFETVRDLRDRGFAVAILDWRGQGHSSRRLRDTRKGYVRAFSDYEIDVETFVTQVVMPDCPPPYFALAHSMGGTVLLRLAHSGKRWFDRVVLSAPMIDLPGSRTSLPARLLLKAMRAAGRGGSYVPGGSDDLSGLATFVNNPLTSDPVRYARNAAILEEDPTLGIASPTVAWADAAFSAMMAFRGMNYPSQIRQPILMLAASSDAVVSTAAIEEFAYHLRAGSHLVIAGAKHEILQEQDRYRSQFWAAFDAFVPGTPLFG, from the coding sequence ATGACGCTCGTCTCGATTCCCGCCAATCCCGTCCCCGAAAACGTCACGGCCGGCACCATCAAGACTCCCGATGGCGCCGAGCTGCGCTTTGCGCGCTGGGCTCCGCCGGCCGGGCGCAAGGGGACGGTGTGCGTGTTCACCGGCCGCAGCGAGATGATCGAGAAGTATTTCGAGACCGTGCGCGACCTGCGCGACCGCGGTTTTGCGGTCGCCATCCTCGACTGGCGCGGCCAGGGCCATTCGTCGCGGCGGCTGCGCGATACCCGCAAGGGCTATGTGCGCGCGTTCTCCGACTACGAGATCGACGTCGAGACTTTCGTGACCCAGGTAGTGATGCCGGATTGTCCGCCGCCTTACTTCGCGCTCGCCCATTCGATGGGCGGCACCGTGCTGCTCAGGCTGGCGCATTCCGGCAAGCGCTGGTTCGACCGCGTCGTGCTGTCGGCGCCGATGATCGACCTGCCGGGCAGCCGCACCTCGCTGCCGGCGCGGCTGCTCTTGAAGGCGATGCGTGCCGCCGGCCGCGGCGGCAGCTACGTGCCCGGCGGCAGCGACGACCTCAGCGGGCTCGCGACCTTCGTCAACAATCCGCTGACCTCGGACCCCGTCCGTTACGCGCGCAACGCCGCGATCCTGGAGGAGGATCCGACGCTCGGCATCGCCTCGCCCACCGTGGCCTGGGCCGATGCTGCGTTCTCGGCGATGATGGCCTTTCGTGGCATGAACTATCCGTCGCAGATCCGCCAGCCGATCCTGATGCTGGCCGCCTCCAGCGACGCCGTGGTGTCGACGGCGGCGATCGAGGAATTCGCCTACCATCTGCGCGCCGGCTCGCATCTCGTCATCGCCGGCGCCAAGCACGAGATCCTGCAGGAGCAGGATCGCTACCGCTCCCAGTTCTGGGCCGCATTCGACGCCTTCGTGCCGGGCACCCCGCTGTTCGGGTGA
- a CDS encoding tetratricopeptide repeat protein yields MSERRKNSQAQALQEAVHALRARQFARAEQIAASILRANRTDRPALLVLAHALLGQQRASEAIAPLEKAALRGSDPEIETLLGAALCDARRAVDGLAQLRRTAARRPPYLPSFQELAGRLAKAGQLGEAIGVIEEALALMPDSVDLKLDLARLSLQANDRARARANLLAARDAAPGRPDILIELAWVLFLDGDYAEAAGTYRHALGLRPDDTQTRANLAMCLLEMGDRDGAQAALRTVLRGRPHLLTRAAYTLAVSSHGRFFFRPSAAAKFLQADGAGAAKP; encoded by the coding sequence GTGAGTGAACGGCGGAAAAATTCGCAGGCGCAGGCTCTGCAGGAGGCCGTGCACGCGCTGCGCGCGCGGCAGTTCGCTCGCGCCGAGCAGATCGCCGCCTCGATCCTGCGAGCCAACCGGACCGACCGGCCTGCGTTGCTGGTTCTGGCGCATGCGCTGCTCGGCCAGCAGCGCGCCAGCGAAGCGATTGCGCCGCTGGAGAAGGCGGCGCTGCGCGGCAGCGACCCGGAGATCGAGACCCTGCTCGGCGCAGCCTTGTGCGATGCGCGGCGCGCCGTGGACGGCCTCGCGCAACTGCGCAGGACCGCGGCGCGGCGGCCACCTTATCTGCCGTCGTTTCAGGAGCTGGCAGGCCGGCTCGCCAAGGCGGGGCAGCTGGGTGAAGCCATCGGCGTCATCGAGGAGGCGCTCGCGCTGATGCCTGACAGCGTCGACCTCAAGCTCGATCTGGCGCGCCTCTCGCTGCAGGCCAATGATCGGGCCAGGGCGCGCGCGAACCTGTTGGCCGCGCGCGACGCGGCACCCGGACGCCCCGACATCCTGATCGAGCTCGCCTGGGTGCTGTTTCTCGACGGCGACTATGCCGAAGCCGCCGGCACCTATCGCCACGCGCTCGGCCTGCGGCCCGACGACACCCAGACCCGCGCCAATCTCGCGATGTGCCTGCTCGAAATGGGGGATCGCGACGGCGCGCAGGCGGCGCTGCGCACGGTCTTGCGCGGACGGCCGCATCTGCTCACCCGCGCGGCCTACACGTTGGCCGTCAGCTCGCATGGCCGCTTTTTCTTCCGTCCGAGTGCGGCGGCGAAGTTCCTGCAGGCCGATGGCGCAGGCGCGGCTAAGCCCTGA
- a CDS encoding beta-1,3-glucanase family protein has protein sequence MSTTGNAIPIVFENLSGQDACVQFLNGAFGSGQYGASGAVPLSGDTGYSLSALAGLVPAYSATQKIPNVFLNDFTNGRIYLNFGANGLSGLGNGYQPAPQNPNDPNYATAYAYLETNIFGNTQNNLDISDIDFFSMALEASTWRGGQRVGVLKFTDPKPGAIGENVEALGTLSNGQAVVGTYTRVIGPGLTGGYPDWSTYFIFLASASPTKIAGFYGGQPNGVGPTAAHHYALTASFGSSQVTMTGSITKAGSRTPESTTIVITYASLNQPTGVYGCNPSYQVNGGAPTPGIINDVYGWIVGDLVAGMSYGFPGSATQVTVDGKTTALGDVTSTTWFELAKSKPSLMFGGAQSNSAYYNRYAAQIAGMSSDFYGFPFSDRVQQPLLYFPPSGQAGGVDYLKITILPIAYPA, from the coding sequence ATGAGCACCACCGGCAATGCTATTCCGATCGTTTTCGAGAACCTCAGTGGACAAGACGCCTGCGTGCAATTTCTCAACGGCGCGTTCGGCTCCGGCCAATATGGCGCGAGCGGTGCGGTCCCGCTCAGCGGCGACACCGGCTATTCCTTGTCCGCGCTGGCAGGACTCGTTCCCGCCTATTCCGCTACGCAGAAAATTCCCAACGTCTTTCTCAACGACTTCACCAACGGCCGGATCTATCTGAACTTCGGCGCGAACGGCCTGTCGGGCCTCGGCAACGGCTATCAGCCGGCGCCGCAAAATCCCAACGATCCCAACTATGCGACGGCCTATGCGTATCTGGAGACCAACATCTTCGGCAACACGCAGAACAATCTCGACATCAGCGACATCGACTTTTTCAGCATGGCGCTGGAGGCCAGCACCTGGAGGGGCGGCCAGCGGGTCGGGGTGCTGAAGTTCACCGACCCAAAGCCCGGCGCCATCGGCGAGAACGTGGAGGCGCTCGGCACCCTGTCCAACGGACAAGCGGTGGTCGGCACCTACACACGGGTGATCGGCCCCGGCCTGACCGGCGGCTATCCCGACTGGAGCACGTATTTCATCTTCCTGGCGTCGGCGTCTCCGACCAAGATCGCCGGCTTCTACGGCGGACAGCCTAACGGCGTCGGGCCGACGGCTGCTCACCACTACGCCCTGACGGCGAGCTTCGGCAGCTCGCAGGTGACGATGACGGGAAGCATCACCAAGGCCGGCTCGCGCACGCCGGAGTCCACGACCATCGTCATCACCTATGCCAGCCTGAACCAGCCGACCGGCGTCTACGGCTGCAATCCGTCCTACCAGGTGAACGGCGGGGCGCCGACGCCGGGGATCATCAATGACGTCTATGGCTGGATCGTCGGCGATCTCGTGGCGGGGATGAGCTACGGCTTTCCCGGCAGCGCCACGCAGGTGACGGTCGACGGCAAGACCACCGCGCTCGGCGACGTGACGTCCACGACCTGGTTCGAGCTCGCCAAGAGCAAGCCGTCGCTGATGTTTGGCGGCGCGCAGAGCAACAGCGCGTACTACAATCGATACGCGGCGCAGATTGCCGGGATGTCCAGCGACTTCTACGGCTTTCCATTCTCCGATCGCGTGCAGCAGCCGCTGCTCTATTTTCCGCCGTCCGGCCAGGCCGGCGGCGTCGACTATCTGAAGATCACGATCCTGCCGATCGCCTATCCGGCTTAG
- a CDS encoding GNAT family N-acetyltransferase — MRRLFVATIGNRIVGTASLEGNAVRTVFVAPDVQARGVGKLLMAEIDRAAREQHMPVLTLRSSVTAEAFNARLGFGAARDSYHGDERTILMERALDESL, encoded by the coding sequence TTGCGCCGGCTCTTTGTTGCGACGATCGGCAACCGCATAGTTGGAACCGCGAGCCTCGAGGGCAACGCGGTTCGTACGGTGTTCGTCGCCCCGGACGTTCAAGCCCGCGGCGTCGGCAAGCTGCTGATGGCCGAAATCGATCGCGCAGCGCGCGAACAACACATGCCGGTACTGACCCTCCGCTCGTCGGTCACCGCCGAAGCGTTCAACGCGCGGCTTGGGTTCGGGGCCGCGCGCGACAGCTACCACGGGGACGAGCGGACGATCCTCATGGAACGTGCGTTGGATGAATCTTTGTAG